One Brassica napus cultivar Da-Ae chromosome A1, Da-Ae, whole genome shotgun sequence genomic region harbors:
- the LOC106377522 gene encoding GBF-interacting protein 1, whose protein sequence is MGFEHTPLDQLGHVNFAALVYTGRTINIYAEVFSSNHLLSHTLFLSPLSASLSLSLYLNMTTSNGGDVGSRVSIPADLRETFQNIREYTGKQHSDEDIFSVFKDCLNDPHETAQKLLFLDTFHEVKGKRERKKESLVPKTEDKGRNGRRNFASNYTGANNGRSAGFTRQSGSNHRTRRPMKASKPVIPPSGVSNPNITEEQPPSKCTSSSEDVTELTKSKASETVPVSDSVVQNGTQCAVDGTSKSSQQASTSSQRSATSNCGSQSDQVTRSESAGSKGNNQSLLKSDVGERPHVTFPAHLQVAKMLENGLTFGSFDSNFVKETCCDNLTFGCDDSTIKSSHGTAVYGASDRKDISTFSQDDNEISNSAPETELALQSNQTVQLVEGSEVDKLNEESLPIKDIHQADVPSISYPDQSSIAASQQAMHLLRQQYPLNFFPYGLYYSQPFYMPQPYIQQFLTPNGFQQQSYLPPQDDAALPPGDKLHSPQIKPGNNTGNSPPASFPSPYDSYAAAFNHIPSPPTTVNSTHKEVKKEDDYTTVPLSLANLQASAMYNLSLQGQPLPFPTLHAGFTGIYQQTPPILQAPTISPVTEQPIGPPLVTNQQPQAAPTNMDNNY, encoded by the exons ATGGGTTTTGAACACACGCCCTTAGACCAACTCGGCCATGTTAACTTTGCAG CGCTGGTTTATACGGGGAggactataaatatatatgctgAAGTCTTTTCTTCAAATCATCTCCTCTCTcatactctctttctctctcctctctctgcttctctctctctctctctctacctaAACATGACTACGAGCAACGGCGGCGATGTGGGGTCTAGGGTTTCGATTCCGGCCGATCTGCGAGAAACCTTTCAGAACATCAGGGAGTACACGGGGAAACAACATTCCGACGAGGATATCTTCTCCGTCTTCAAGGATTGCCTCAACGATCCACACGAGACCGCTCAGAAGCTCCTCTTTCTAG ATACCTTTCATGAGGTGAAAGGCAAAcgggagagaaagaaagag AGTTTAGTGCCAAAGACAGAAGACAAGGGCAGGAATGGTCGGAGGAACTTTGCTTCAAATTATACTG GTGCTAATAATGGAAGAAGTGCAGGTTTTACAAGGCAGAGTGGTTCTAATCACAGAACAAGACGTCCCATGAA gGCGTCTAAGCCTGTGATTCCTCCAAGTGGAGTCAGTAACCCGAATATAACAGAAGAACAGCCTCCCTCCAAGTGTACTTCTTCTTCTGAGGATGTTACTGAGCTGACGAAGTCTAAAGCAAGTGAAACTGTACCTGTATCAGATTCTGTTGTACAAAACGGTACTCAGTGTGCTGTAGATGGAACTTCTAAGAGCTCACAGCAAGCATCTACTTCTTCTCAGCGATCAGCCACTTCTAATTGCGGTAGCCAGTCAGATCAAG TCACTAGGAGTGAGTCTGCAGGCTCAAAAGGCAATAATCAATCGCTTCTCAAGTCAGATGTTGGTGAACGGCCCCATGTAACGTTCCCTGCCCACCTTCAGGTTGCCAAAATGCTGGAAAATGGTCTGACGTTTGGGAGCTTCGATTCCAATTTTGTGAAAGAAACATGTTGTGATAATCTTACTTTTGGATGTGATGACTCCACTATCAAGTCTTCTCATGGGACAGCAGTCTATGGGGCGTCAGATAG GAAAGATATATCAACTTTTTCTCAAGATGATAATGAGATTTCGAATTCAGCACCTGAGACAGAGCTTGCGTTGCAGTCAAATCAAACTGTTCAACTTGTAGAAGGTTCCGAAGTAGATAAACTGAACGAGGAGTCTTTACCAATCAAAGACATTCACCAG GCTGATGTTCCATCTATCTCGTATCCTGATCAGAGTTCCATAGCAGCCTCTCAACAGGCAATGCACCTTCTCAGGCAACAATACCCTCTAAACTTTTTCCCTTACGGTCTCTATTATTCCCAACCCTTCTATATGCCGCAACCATACATTCAACAGTTCTTGACCCCAAACGGGTTCCAACAACAGTCTTACTTACCACCTCAAGATGATGCTGCACTACCTCCTGGAGATAAACTCCATTCCCCTCAGATCAAACCAGGAAACAACACTGGAAACTCTCCACCTGCCTCATTTCCATCACCATATGATTCGTACGCAGCTGCTTTTAACCACATCCCATCACCACCCACCACCGTAAACTCTACCCACAAGGAAGTAAAGAAGGAAGACGATTACACGACTGTGCCACTG AGTCTAGCTAACCTGCAGGCCAGTGCCATGTACAACTTATCCCTTCAGGGCCAGCCATTACCTTTTCCGACCTTGCACGCTGGGTTCACAGGAATATACCAACAAACACCGCCCATACTGCAGGCTCCAACTATATCTCCGGTGACTGAACAACCAATAGGACCCCCGCTCGTAACTAATCAGCAACCCCAAGCTGCCCCCACGAATATGGACAACAACTACTAG